A stretch of the Salmo salar chromosome ssa20, Ssal_v3.1, whole genome shotgun sequence genome encodes the following:
- the LOC106580742 gene encoding periaxin isoform X1: protein MCECLRGIFRVTWTPSSDADSDRELEESHVFTQAREPAVKDKRQSPPSDRPPTAPHANPHHSASPEDQESPERVVQKEKLHAELKEVLSLKRRHLKESSRLAHAEMYSSTEVQAVEETASEVVEVVVETEAEAGASGYSVTGGGERGIFIKDVLKDSTAAKHLSLQQGDQLLSARVYFDNVKYEDALKILQCAEPYKVSFFLKRTIAGADVTMHPGATSLELKGPKTKMQRMSVKSIKPFKAKKKRGGRFGLKRLKENKKGSTGAELEMEGSPSKVELNPVDVEFAFPKFKLRKDGKAEGTEQHGGVVTTGRKKRMIRCPRMKAKGAEAATGEVDVTQPEGQADVSLPDVPGAKVKVKGKGHRFGIHFPKTKKITSDTAMSEGSLELKPPDVKFTPPSVEFSLPSGNKEVNLQKPEMKLQEGSKFMHREVELSLGLPSARHSDEIDGEIKAKGLAEGVEGSTGLSGIKMPAIDISAPNIDLQLDTRRRVPDEIEGPFFKGPNISMPKTDISLPKIGSSDMDIEGPEKGGK from the exons ACTCTGACAGAGAATTGGAAGAAAGTCATGTATTTACCCAGGCCAGAGAACCAGCC GTGAAAGACAAAAGGCAGTCTCCCCCTTCTGACAGGCCTCCCACCGCCCCCCACGCCAACCCTCACCACAGTGCCTCCCCAGAGGACCAGGAGAGCCCAGAGAGAGTG GTTCAGAAAGAGAAACTGCATGCAGAGCTGAAAGAGGTGCTGAGTCTGAAGAGAAGACACCTGAAAGAGTCGTCTCGTTTGGCCCACGCAGAGATGTATTCCTCAACAGAGGTCCAAGCAGTG GAGGAGACTGCATCTGAGGTGGTGGAGGTTGTGGTGGAGacagaggctgaggctggagccaGTGGCTACAGTGTCACAGGTGGAGGGGAGCGAGGCATCTTCATTAAGGACGTCCTTAAAGACTCCACTGCAGCAAAGCATCTTAGCCTCCAGCAAG GAGATCAGTTGCTCAGTGCAAGAGTCTACTTTGACAATGTGAAGTATGAGGATGCCCTGAAGATCTTGCAGTGTGCGGAGCCTTATAAAGTCTCCTTTTTCCTGAAGAGGACCATCGCCGGTGCTGATGTCACCATGCACCCTGGCGCCACCAGCTTGGAACTGAAAGGACCCAAAACCAAGATGCAAAGAATG AGTGTCAAGAGCATCAAACCTTTCAAAGCGAAGAAAAAGAGGGGAGGACGTTTTGGATTGAAAAGGCtgaaggaaaacaagaaagggaGCACTGGAGCAGAGTTGGAGATGGAAGGATCACCTTCCAAGGTGGAGCTCAACCCCGTCGATGTGGAGTTTGCCTTCCCCAAGTTCAAGCTGAGGAAGGATGGGAAGGCAGAGGGAACTGAGCAGCATGGAGGAGTAGTCACCACTGGCAGAAAGAAGAGGATGATAAGGTGTCCCAGGATGAAAGCAAAGGGTGCCGAGGCGGCTACAGGAGAAGTTGACGTGACGCAACCAGAGGGACAGGCAGATGTCTCCCTGCCAGATGTGCCTGGAGCTAAAGTCAAAGTCAAAGGAAAGGGCCACAGGTTCGGAATTCATTTCCCTAAAACAAAAAAGATAACATCGGACACTGCCATGTCTGAAGGGTCTCTGGAGCTGAAACCTCCTGATGTCAAATTCACACCACCCTCAGTGGAATTCAGTTTGCCATCTGGAAACAAGGAAGTCAACCTACAGAAACCAGAAATGAAACTCCAGGAGGGGTCAAAGTTTATGCACCGAGAGGTAGAGCTTTCATTAGGACTCCCCTCAGCCCGTCACTCTGATGAAATTGATGGTGAGATAAAAGCAAAAGGTTTAGCTGAAGGAGTTGAAGGGTCAACAGGTCTGTCTGGCATTAAAATGCCAGCTATTGACATCTCTGCACCCAACATCGATCTGCAGCTGGACACCCGGCGTAGAGTGCCAGACGAGATAGAAGGACCCTTTTTTAAAGGGCCAAATATATCCATGCCAAAAACTGACATCTCACTACCAAAGATTGGATCATCTGATATGGATATTGAAGGTCCAGAAAAGGGTGGAAAATGA
- the LOC106580742 gene encoding periaxin isoform X2: MYSSTEVQAVEETASEVVEVVVETEAEAGASGYSVTGGGERGIFIKDVLKDSTAAKHLSLQQGDQLLSARVYFDNVKYEDALKILQCAEPYKVSFFLKRTIAGADVTMHPGATSLELKGPKTKMQRMSVKSIKPFKAKKKRGGRFGLKRLKENKKGSTGAELEMEGSPSKVELNPVDVEFAFPKFKLRKDGKAEGTEQHGGVVTTGRKKRMIRCPRMKAKGAEAATGEVDVTQPEGQADVSLPDVPGAKVKVKGKGHRFGIHFPKTKKITSDTAMSEGSLELKPPDVKFTPPSVEFSLPSGNKEVNLQKPEMKLQEGSKFMHREVELSLGLPSARHSDEIDGEIKAKGLAEGVEGSTGLSGIKMPAIDISAPNIDLQLDTRRRVPDEIEGPFFKGPNISMPKTDISLPKIGSSDMDIEGPEKGGK; encoded by the exons ATGTATTCCTCAACAGAGGTCCAAGCAGTG GAGGAGACTGCATCTGAGGTGGTGGAGGTTGTGGTGGAGacagaggctgaggctggagccaGTGGCTACAGTGTCACAGGTGGAGGGGAGCGAGGCATCTTCATTAAGGACGTCCTTAAAGACTCCACTGCAGCAAAGCATCTTAGCCTCCAGCAAG GAGATCAGTTGCTCAGTGCAAGAGTCTACTTTGACAATGTGAAGTATGAGGATGCCCTGAAGATCTTGCAGTGTGCGGAGCCTTATAAAGTCTCCTTTTTCCTGAAGAGGACCATCGCCGGTGCTGATGTCACCATGCACCCTGGCGCCACCAGCTTGGAACTGAAAGGACCCAAAACCAAGATGCAAAGAATG AGTGTCAAGAGCATCAAACCTTTCAAAGCGAAGAAAAAGAGGGGAGGACGTTTTGGATTGAAAAGGCtgaaggaaaacaagaaagggaGCACTGGAGCAGAGTTGGAGATGGAAGGATCACCTTCCAAGGTGGAGCTCAACCCCGTCGATGTGGAGTTTGCCTTCCCCAAGTTCAAGCTGAGGAAGGATGGGAAGGCAGAGGGAACTGAGCAGCATGGAGGAGTAGTCACCACTGGCAGAAAGAAGAGGATGATAAGGTGTCCCAGGATGAAAGCAAAGGGTGCCGAGGCGGCTACAGGAGAAGTTGACGTGACGCAACCAGAGGGACAGGCAGATGTCTCCCTGCCAGATGTGCCTGGAGCTAAAGTCAAAGTCAAAGGAAAGGGCCACAGGTTCGGAATTCATTTCCCTAAAACAAAAAAGATAACATCGGACACTGCCATGTCTGAAGGGTCTCTGGAGCTGAAACCTCCTGATGTCAAATTCACACCACCCTCAGTGGAATTCAGTTTGCCATCTGGAAACAAGGAAGTCAACCTACAGAAACCAGAAATGAAACTCCAGGAGGGGTCAAAGTTTATGCACCGAGAGGTAGAGCTTTCATTAGGACTCCCCTCAGCCCGTCACTCTGATGAAATTGATGGTGAGATAAAAGCAAAAGGTTTAGCTGAAGGAGTTGAAGGGTCAACAGGTCTGTCTGGCATTAAAATGCCAGCTATTGACATCTCTGCACCCAACATCGATCTGCAGCTGGACACCCGGCGTAGAGTGCCAGACGAGATAGAAGGACCCTTTTTTAAAGGGCCAAATATATCCATGCCAAAAACTGACATCTCACTACCAAAGATTGGATCATCTGATATGGATATTGAAGGTCCAGAAAAGGGTGGAAAATGA